The genomic interval CTTTCTAAATAAATACGCCCCTTTATTTGTGGGAGGATTTTAGCAAGAGCCTTTGCTTGGCATAAAGGTTCTCCACCGGTAAAACTAACAGAATGGTGAGGTATTACTAACAAACTATTAATATAGTTTGACAACTCTATCAGTGAAATTGGATTAACAATCGTTTGAAAATCGCGCCTGCCAGCCGTCTTTTCTATCTGAGCCGAGTTCACCATAGTTCTTGAGGAAGGTGTATCGCAAAATTCACACTCTAGATTACAACCTGCTAAACGCACAAACACTTGACGATAGCCAACAAATTGCCCTTCCCCTTGAATCGAAGAAAATATTTCTACTACGTTTACGTTTTGAGACACAACTAAGCCTCCTGGCTATAAGCCGCTGCTGAATTCGGCGATTCCCATACTCTAACGGAACGTAATTTTACATCCTGATTAAAAACTGCTGTTTCAGCTAGCTTTTCATATATGTATTGGGCAAGGTTTTCTGCCGTAGGGTTTATTCTGCAAAATGGCTCAATTTCATTAAGATAATAATGATCTAAATTTACCATAATATCATTTACTGCTGCCTTTAAATCACCAAAGTCAATTAACATGCCTAATTCATCTAGTTTACTACCATAAATATTTACTTCTACCTTCCAATTATGACCATGTATGCGGCTGCACTTTCCTGGATAATTTCTAATACAATGAGCAGCTTCAAAATTAACTGCAATTGTTAATTCAAACATTACGTTATCCTCCTTGTTTTTACGATAATTAATAATACTACATATATAGATTTAATATTTATAAGAAAAGCTAAAAATTATTATGATTAATAAACTCTTCAAAATTCTAGTCATCTTAATTAAAACTTTATATTCAGTATGTGTAAAAAAAGATGAGTATATTACTCATCTTTTATTTAACAGCTTGCTTACCTAAAAAATCTTCTTTAGTGAATTCATTTTTTTGTGTTAGCAATACATCCTTATAACTAATGCTCCGTGTATGCTGAGTATGGCTCCACTCACGATCATTACGATGTATAAAACCTAAAATAGTAATAGGTATCCAGCTATAGACAAAAAGCGGATAAAAAATCAAATACCACCAAGATTTTCCTTTCGCGCCAATTTGCGCTAAGACAAGTACTGGGAATAAGTATTGACCAACACCTATCGCTGTCATAACTTCTACAGGTAATACTTTGTTTATAATATTAGTATAAAAGGGGAAGATGGTATATACATAACTCATTAAAACAAAACTAGTCGATAAGATTAAAAAATAGGGCTGAAACAAATGTAATACTCCATCTAATATTCTAATATCACGTTGCTTAATTCCCTCGTATAGCATACTTGGAATATATCTACCAGCGATATCAAAATGTCCTTGCGCCCAGCGTTTACGTTGCCGCCAAGACTGCTCAAAGGTTAATGGCTTTTCATCATATACAATGGCATCATGTGCCCATGTGGTCGGAATCCCTTTAAGCAGTACCTTCATTGTAAATTCCATATCTTCGGTGAGACAGGTTGCTCCCCAACCAAACTTACGAAGTACTTCAGTAGATATACACATACCAGTGCCACCAAGTACACTTGATAGTCCAATATTATACTTTGCTAAGTGCCAGATATGATTTACTACCCAAAATGAAATAGCAAAGGTACCTGCTATCCAGGTATCATGAGGATTTTTAGAATCAAGATATCCCTGAATTACTTTTTCACCCTTACATAAGCGATTGTTCATTTCTAATAGAAAATTTCGATCTACTAAATTATCTGCATCAAATATGACTACACTATCATAGTTACGTTGCAATTTAAAAAGCTTAGCAAACATCCACTCCATGGCATACCCTTTACCACGTTGTTCTAGGTTAAATCGTTCATAAACAATTGCACCTGATTTTCGGGCAATTTCTGCTGTATTATCTTTGCAATTATCAGCAATTACAAAAATATCATAAAGTTCACGAGGATATTTTAATACATGGAGATTTTCCACTAATTGCCCAATTACCTGTTCCTCATTATGTGCAGCGACAATAACAGCAAAGCTGTTTTTAGGTGTCATAATTTTGACTTCTTTTTTGCGCCAAATACCAAAAAATGCGATGATAAAATAATATAAAGTAAAAAATACTATAATAAGTTGTAACGGGATCATAATATAGTCAGAAATATAATTCATGGATTTTTCTCCTTTAAAGCCTGTTTTTTAAAGTATATCTAGTATACTTTAACTTAAAACACACATAACATTCTAATTCCAATTCCAATAGATTGTCAAGATAAGAATCTTTTTCTTATAACATTATAGTTCCTAAAATCACAAAAAAATAAGCATCCAATAATGCGGATACAATTATTTTTTCAATAATAGGATTACGTAACAGATTTAGAATCGAATAACCCAAAAACAGTATTCAGAATCCCAAATAAAGCATATGCAAAAAATGGTGAAAATAGGATTGCATCTTTTGTTATAAAAAGAATATAACCTGATATAAAAATCGTTATTATCGCTGGAATAATTCTAAGTTTTTCACCTTTGCCTTTAAAGTCAGGATATTTTATCGTACTAACCATCAAGTAAGCAAAGATAGTAACTATAATTGGAAATATCCATCCATCAGGTTTTATCCCAAGCATGATAAATGTAGCTACTACACAACCAGCTG from Pelosinus sp. IPA-1 carries:
- a CDS encoding glycosyltransferase family 2 protein, whose product is MNYISDYIMIPLQLIIVFFTLYYFIIAFFGIWRKKEVKIMTPKNSFAVIVAAHNEEQVIGQLVENLHVLKYPRELYDIFVIADNCKDNTAEIARKSGAIVYERFNLEQRGKGYAMEWMFAKLFKLQRNYDSVVIFDADNLVDRNFLLEMNNRLCKGEKVIQGYLDSKNPHDTWIAGTFAISFWVVNHIWHLAKYNIGLSSVLGGTGMCISTEVLRKFGWGATCLTEDMEFTMKVLLKGIPTTWAHDAIVYDEKPLTFEQSWRQRKRWAQGHFDIAGRYIPSMLYEGIKQRDIRILDGVLHLFQPYFLILSTSFVLMSYVYTIFPFYTNIINKVLPVEVMTAIGVGQYLFPVLVLAQIGAKGKSWWYLIFYPLFVYSWIPITILGFIHRNDREWSHTQHTRSISYKDVLLTQKNEFTKEDFLGKQAVK
- the queD gene encoding 6-carboxytetrahydropterin synthase QueD; protein product: MFELTIAVNFEAAHCIRNYPGKCSRIHGHNWKVEVNIYGSKLDELGMLIDFGDLKAAVNDIMVNLDHYYLNEIEPFCRINPTAENLAQYIYEKLAETAVFNQDVKLRSVRVWESPNSAAAYSQEA